From a region of the Primulina eburnea isolate SZY01 chromosome 7, ASM2296580v1, whole genome shotgun sequence genome:
- the LOC140835686 gene encoding protein FAR1-RELATED SEQUENCE 5-like: MGVTFVDSKYKVNEFIEEHNHSLHIQETVHMLSSQRKITEVQAYEIDLAEDVGLKQKSNFQLMSKHAGGIDGLGYTRLDAKNYIRSKRQRSMVYGEVGCLMRYFQQQLSKNPSFYHANQMDVEEQITNVFWADARMLIDYEYFADVVSLDTTYCTNRAYRPLAIFSGFNHHRGAVIFGAALLYDETATSFKWLFETFLEAHKQKKPLAIFTDQDQAMAKALQEVMPEVFHGLCTWHLIQNGIKHLGNLMKDGSHFLTDFKRCMYGIDDETRFEEAWSVLLVQYNIQENTWLQSTYNIKKKWAACYMNKAFTLGMRSTQLSESVNSDVKSCMKPDLDIMQFFKHFEQVLEEKQYNELRCEFETRQKLPRLKLESSPMLRQLSEIYTLTIFHLFQVEFVLFAAAYIKYKNETQPLFEYVVGRIDKEGEWRVTFNPSTKMISCSCRKFEMTGLLCCHAVKVYDVQDVKKLPEHYILNRWTRNARSGVVHDCMGNEVEEDPKRESTERYRKLCMMLVRLATEASVHQSTFSLVHNSVCDLTKQVMEMRLTEVSQDNNSGVRTSSIGPSMIQAKGFKKRNGVKKSRRLKSWVELQAKRRKTNLIVEVN; encoded by the coding sequence AAGAAACAGTTCATATGTTGTCTTCCCAACGTAAAATTACAGAAGTTCAAGCCTATGAGATTGATTTGGCAGAGGATGTTGGGCTtaaacaaaaatcaaattttcagTTGATGAGTAAGCATGCAGGGGGAATAGATGGTCTTGGTTATACAAGGTTGGATGCTAAAAATTATATTCGATCCAAAAGACAAAGAAGTATGGTATATGGGGAAGTTGGTTGTCTGATGCGATATTTTCAACAACAATTATCTAAAAATCCATCATTTTACCATGCTAATCAGATGGATGTGGAGGAACAGATAACAAATGTTTTTTGGGCTGATGCGAGAATGCTAATCGACTATGAGTATTTTGCTGATGTTGTGTCACTAGATACCACGTATTGTACGAACCGTGCATACCGACCACTTGCTATCTTCTCAGGTTTCAATCATCATAGAGGAGCAGTGATTTTTGGTGCAGCACTTTTGTATGATGAGACTGCTACATCATTTAAATGGTTGTTCGAAACTTTTTTAGAGGCACACAAGCAAAAAAAGCCTCTCGCTATCTTCACTGATCAGGATCAAGCTATGGCAAAGGCCTTACAGGAGGTGATGCCTGAGGTATTTCATGGATTGTGCACAtggcatttgattcaaaatggCATCAAACACTTGGGAAACTTGATGAAAGATGGTTCTCATTTCTTAACTGATTTTAAGAGATGCATGTATGGCATTGACGATGAGACCCGATTCGAGGAGGCTTGGAGTGTTCTACTAGTACAATATAATATTCAAGAAAACACATGGCTGCAATCCACTTACAATATAAAGAAGAAATGGGCAGCTTGTTACATGAACAAGGCTTTCACACTTGGTATGAGAAGCACACAACTCAGTGAAAGTGTCAATTCTGATGTCAAGAGTTGTATGAAACCCGACTTAGATATAATGCAATTTTTTAAGCACTTCGAACAGGTCTTGGAGGAAAAGCAGTACAATGAGCTAAGATGTGAATTTGAGACACGTCAAAAATTACCGAGATTAAAGCTAGAGAGTTCTCCTATGTTGCGTCAACTTTCTGAAATTTATACCCTCACTATCTTTCATCTATTTCAAGTAGAGTTTGTCTTGTTCGCAGCTGcttacataaaatataaaaatgaaacTCAACCATTATTTGAGTATGTTGTCGGGCGAATTGATAAAGAAGGAGAATGGAGGGTGACATTTAATCCTAGCACAAAGATGATTTCATGTAGTTGCCGAAAATTCGAGATGACTGGATTATTGTGTTGTCATGCTGTGAAAGTATATGATGTGCAGGACGTAAAAAAACTGCCAGAGCATTATATCTTGAATAGATGGACGAGAAACGCTAGGAGTGGAGTGGTACACGATTGTATGGGCAATGAAGTCGAAGAAGATCCCAAACGAGAAAGTACAGAACGATATAGAAAACTTTGTATGATGCTCGTAAGACTGGCAACCGAAGCCTCCGTCCACCAATCGACTTTCTCTTTGGTGCATAATTCGGTATGTGATCTAACCAAGCAAGTCATGGAAATGCGTTTGACTGAAGTGAGCCAAGACAATAATAGTGGTGTCAGGACATCATCGATAGGACCTTCTATGATACAAGCAAAAGGATTCAAGAAAAGAAATGGTGTGAAAAAGTCAAGAAGGTTGAAGAGTTGGGTAGAACTTCAAGCAAAACGAAGAAAAACAAATTTGATAGTCGAGGTAAATTAA